In the Bacillus amyloliquefaciens DSM 7 = ATCC 23350 genome, TTCCATACATCATACCACAGTTGCGTTTGTTCGGAAGCCCTTTATCAAAAATTCAGAGGAAAACCATCATACCCGCTAGTATAGCCTCCTATGAAGCAAATGTTACGGTTTGCGCTTGAATTTATTTTTCAGGGTGTCCAAAAGGTCGACGAGCACCTGCGGAACCGGGATGCCCAGCGAGCTTGCCGTAATCACAATCTGTATCGATTCGTATAAAATATAAAACATGATAGCCAAATTGCGGATGGAGCCTTCGGTATGAAGCAGCTGATCAAAAAAATGGCAAACTGAGACTAATGACAAGGTCACGATTTTTTTGACCAGCCGCGCAAAAAGCTTTTTTGGGCTCAGCTGTTGCAAAAGAGATTCCTTTAAGCTTGTACTGATAAATTCGATCGCCATGACCGATAGCAAAATCAGAAACGAATACTGAAAACCGCCGAAGAAAAATCCCGCTGCCGACACGATCACTGCAAAAAACGAAAAGATGCCAAAGTCTCTGCCCACTTGATCCAACATCCTTTCACAGAAACGGCCTTACATTATTCTATGAAAGGTGAATAGAACGGACTGGATTTTTCAGAAAAATGGACAACCAAATAAAAGACCGGATGCTCTAAAGCCCCGGCCTTCCCTTGTTAATTATCCTAAATACGCTTTCAGCATCCAGTTATGTTTTTCGATATTCTGGTGAATGGCAAGCAGCATATCTCCGGTCGTTTCGTCACCGACTTCATCTGCGAGATCCATTCCGCTTTTCAGTTCCTCTGCAATGACAGTGAAGTCATCATAAATGTTCTGTACCATTTGTTCTGCGCTCTCATTGCCTTCCGCTTCTTTTATAGATGCAGTCTTCAATGATTCCGTCATTGTGCCGATCGGCTTGCCGTTTAATGCCAGCAGACGCTCTGCCAAGTCATCAATATATGTAGCCGTTTCGTTATACAGCTCCTCGAACTTTTCATGCAGTGTAAAAAAGTCCTTCCCTTTGACGTACCAATGATAGTTATGTAATTTCACATACATGACCGTCCAGTTTGCAACTTGTTTATTGACTGCTTCCAATAGTTTTTCTGACATGCCTATCTTCCTCCTTTGGTTTACTATTGATATACCCTTTATATCGTTTGTTAAAACATAAATTTTTAGCCCTTGATTTTACGTCTGGAAAATATGTTATTATTTGTTAAAAAGGAGGGATTTCATGCTGCTTCTTCTGAGTCTCGGCTTTCTTATCGTGCTTGCCGTGCTGCTTTTATCCATCTGGTCGACCGTAAGAGCCTATAATGTAAAGCATACGATTGATCCGCCGCAGGACGAATCAAACGGCTTGACGCACAAAAACAAACCTTAATGATGATGCGTCTGTTCCTCATGGCCGGAGGAATCATCGGCAGCTTCAGCATCTCCGACACGCACTTTTACAGTCGGCATATTGTGCTGCTGTTTTGCCGTTACGTGGGATTGAACGGTATACACACCCTCTTCGTCAAATTCAGTCCGCAGATGATACGCCCCTTTTTCCTCCTTGGCCTTGCTTGTTTTGCTGCTGCCTTTTTTTCCTTCTTTCCATACTTCAAACATGACTTCATCCGCATCCGTGACGCGCTTTCCGCCGTAAAAAACATCCGCCTTGTATTCTGCTTTTTCATGCGGCTTTACCGTTTCCGGTCCCGTAAGCTTGACCTCAAGCGCTTTAGGCTTTTCATCCGCGGAGGTTTTGTCCGAATTGCCCCCGCAAGAAGATAAAAGAAATACCATACCGCACATACCTGCCAATACAGCCCGTTTCATTCCATCACTCCCTCGTGTTTGCTTCTATTTTAGCAAACGCTTACACATAAGGTGTGACATTTTTTAGAAATATGTAAAAAAAGCCTTTTTGCATGACAGCAAAAAGGCCTGTTTTTTTATCCGAACACTTTCAGCAAATCTTCTTTATCCTGTGACAGCCAGAAACGCATTAGGCGTTTCGCGCCTTCCAAATCATGAAGTTTCGCCTGGCCGCACTGTTTTTCGTTGGCTGCCGGAATCTCCGTAATATCGATGGCTTCTTTCAGTGTAGCGTCAAGCAGGTCAACAATCTCTTCCGCTGTCGGCTCACCGCTCACAACCAGATAATATCCTGTCTGGCAGCCCATTGGTGAAATATCTATGATGTCGAAGTGATTGTATTTCTCAGAATGTGTGCGGATCGTAAACGCAAGCAAGTGCTCAAGCGTATGAATCGTATCCGGCTTCATCGCCTGTTTGTTCGGCTGGCAGAAGCGGATGTCAAACTTATTCACGACGCCGTCTGTTCCGACTTTATGCACTCCGCAATGTCTTACATACGGAGCCACAACCGCGTTATGGTCAAGCTCAAAACTTTCTACTGAAGGCATAATGGCACTCCCTTTTTTTCAGAATATGCACCCATTATAACACAGTTTTCCGATAAGAATTGCGGCGGACGCTTTTCAATCTGAAATTTTTTTTCTATACTAGCATCAGAAAGGTGGTTTTTTTGATGAAAACCATAATGATTGCGTTAATCCGCGGATACCAGAAGTTCATCTCTCCGCTGACGCCGCCGTCATGCCGCTTTTATCCGACGTGTTCGCAGTACGGAATCGAGGCCGTCAAGACTCACGGCGCACTAAAAGGCGGATGGCTGACACTGAAGCGAATTTTAAGGTGCCATCCTTTTCATCCGGGCGGGGTTGATCCCGTACCGGAAAAAAAACAAAAGCATTAGTCCATATGCTGATAGCCGTCGATCACCAGATCAAGCTTGCCGGTTTCAGGATCAATCACAAGACCGTGCACCGGCACGTTATCAGGGAATAGAGGATGGTGTTTAATGACGTTTACGCTGTCTGTAACACTCGCTTCTACAGAATCAAAGCTTTTCAGCCATTGATCAAGATCAACACCTGAGTACTTCAGCATGTCAATCCGCTCTTTCGGAATACCGCGGTCAATAATTTTACCGAGCATATCCTCGCTGTTGATTTTGCTCATACCGCAATCATGATGCCCGATAACGCAGACTTCATCAGCGTTTAATTCGTATACGGCCACTAAAAGGCTGCGCATAATGCTTCCGAATGGGTGGGCGACAAGCGCGCCGGCACTTTTAATAATTTTCACATCGCCGTTTCGCATGTTCATCGCATGCGGAAGCAATTCAACAAGGCGTGTGTCCATGCAGGACAAAATCGCCATCTTTTTATCCGGGAATTTAGATGTTTGGTATTTTTCATACTCTTTGTTTTTAGTAAACTGCTCATTAAATGTCATGATATCGTTTAGAAGACTCATCTTGGTGTTTCCTTTCTGCTTTTTTATTCACAATATAACATAAAGCGGGTCCTTTCGTCACTCCCCGCTCTTGATGACAAAGTTGCAGACGGCTCAAAAAATAAGACAAACCCCCTCGGGCTTGTCTTATTTCCCCATATTGTATTTTTTGTTGAACTGTTCGACTCTCCCGCCTTTTTCGTTGAACTTTTGGCGGCCTGTATAAAACGGATGCGTATCTGAGCTGACTTCTACTTTAATCAGCGGGTATGTTTTTCCGTCTTCCCACTCTGCTGTTTCCTCTGATGTTTTCGTTGAATGGCTTAAAAACCGGTAGCCGCTGTTCACATCTTGAAAAATCACTTGATGGTTATCCGGATGAATATCTTTTTTCATGCTGATCTCCCTTTCTTTAAATCGTAATTATTACGCTTTATTCTAAACCTTAAATAGGCGCTTGTCAATCATATATGCCCCGATCCCTTGATTTCTAAACCCTGCACATATATGGAATCAGAAGAATAATTTAATGGCTTCAGCAAATAATATAACCACATTACATAAAACGGTAATTAGAAAGGCGGTTTATGACGTGGATGATTTAGTATTAGCCAGAAGCCTGTTCGGGACAACCATGGGCTTTCATATTATTTTCGCGACGCTTGGTGTCGGTTTGCCTCTGATGATTTTAATGGCTGAATTAATTTATCAAAAAACAAAAGATCCGCATTATGCCATTATGGCGAAAAGATGGACAAAGGCGCAGGCTGTTCTGCTCGGCGTGGCGATACCGACCGGAACGATCGCGGGTACACAGCTTGCCCTTTTGTGGCCCGGATTCATGGAAGTCATCGGCAGAGTGATGTCACTTCCGTTTCAAATTGAAATTTATGCTTTCTTTATCGAAGCGCTGTTTATGTCCATTTATGTCTATGCCGCTGACCGGCTGACTCCGGCGATGCGCATCATTGCCGTCATTTTCGTTTTGATCGGCGCCGCGGCATCTGCCGTCTTAATCACAAATGTTCACGCATTTGAAGGAACGCCGGCCGGCTTTAAAATTTTAAACGGCAAAATCACTGACGTCGAACCGTGGGCGGCATTTTTTAATCCAAGCTTTTTCACCACCGCGGGCCATGTCGTTCTGACGGCTTTCATGACCGGTGCATTTATCGTCGCGTCAGTAGCCGCTTATAAAATGCTGAGAACGAGAAAACAGGAGCAGGTATACCGTTTTCACCGGAAAGCGCTTCTGCTCGCTTTAACGATCGGCGGAATCTTT is a window encoding:
- a CDS encoding S-ribosylhomocysteine lyase gives rise to the protein MPSVESFELDHNAVVAPYVRHCGVHKVGTDGVVNKFDIRFCQPNKQAMKPDTIHTLEHLLAFTIRTHSEKYNHFDIIDISPMGCQTGYYLVVSGEPTAEEIVDLLDATLKEAIDITEIPAANEKQCGQAKLHDLEGAKRLMRFWLSQDKEDLLKVFG
- a CDS encoding holin family protein, translating into MGRDFGIFSFFAVIVSAAGFFFGGFQYSFLILLSVMAIEFISTSLKESLLQQLSPKKLFARLVKKIVTLSLVSVCHFFDQLLHTEGSIRNLAIMFYILYESIQIVITASSLGIPVPQVLVDLLDTLKNKFKRKP
- the yidD gene encoding membrane protein insertion efficiency factor YidD encodes the protein MKTIMIALIRGYQKFISPLTPPSCRFYPTCSQYGIEAVKTHGALKGGWLTLKRILRCHPFHPGGVDPVPEKKQKH
- a CDS encoding type B 50S ribosomal protein L31 produces the protein MKKDIHPDNHQVIFQDVNSGYRFLSHSTKTSEETAEWEDGKTYPLIKVEVSSDTHPFYTGRQKFNEKGGRVEQFNKKYNMGK
- the ytzI gene encoding YtzI protein codes for the protein MLLLLSLGFLIVLAVLLLSIWSTVRAYNVKHTIDPPQDESNGLTHKNKP
- a CDS encoding Dps family protein, with amino-acid sequence MSEKLLEAVNKQVANWTVMYVKLHNYHWYVKGKDFFTLHEKFEELYNETATYIDDLAERLLALNGKPIGTMTESLKTASIKEAEGNESAEQMVQNIYDDFTVIAEELKSGMDLADEVGDETTGDMLLAIHQNIEKHNWMLKAYLG
- a CDS encoding cytochrome ubiquinol oxidase subunit I, yielding MDDLVLARSLFGTTMGFHIIFATLGVGLPLMILMAELIYQKTKDPHYAIMAKRWTKAQAVLLGVAIPTGTIAGTQLALLWPGFMEVIGRVMSLPFQIEIYAFFIEALFMSIYVYAADRLTPAMRIIAVIFVLIGAAASAVLITNVHAFEGTPAGFKILNGKITDVEPWAAFFNPSFFTTAGHVVLTAFMTGAFIVASVAAYKMLRTRKQEQVYRFHRKALLLALTIGGIFSIIASLNGHESAQLLYEYQPEKLAGAEGLFETRSHAPLAIGGFTDAKEEKVKWAIEVPWALSFLAANSFDTVVKGLNAFPKDEWPPLFIHTLFNGMVGIGMLLILYSVIGIVWRKILKKDSFPTWLLILFLTAGPLSLIGIEFGWIFACTGRQPWVIYHLLKTSDVVTTTGSIGLLFILFTVVYAILAAAVIYVLLYYFRKHPVEEDVKAAES
- a CDS encoding beta-class carbonic anhydrase, whose amino-acid sequence is MSLLNDIMTFNEQFTKNKEYEKYQTSKFPDKKMAILSCMDTRLVELLPHAMNMRNGDVKIIKSAGALVAHPFGSIMRSLLVAVYELNADEVCVIGHHDCGMSKINSEDMLGKIIDRGIPKERIDMLKYSGVDLDQWLKSFDSVEASVTDSVNVIKHHPLFPDNVPVHGLVIDPETGKLDLVIDGYQHMD
- a CDS encoding FixH family protein: MKRAVLAGMCGMVFLLSSCGGNSDKTSADEKPKALEVKLTGPETVKPHEKAEYKADVFYGGKRVTDADEVMFEVWKEGKKGSSKTSKAKEEKGAYHLRTEFDEEGVYTVQSHVTAKQQHNMPTVKVRVGDAEAADDSSGHEEQTHHH